Proteins encoded by one window of Lathyrus oleraceus cultivar Zhongwan6 chromosome 1, CAAS_Psat_ZW6_1.0, whole genome shotgun sequence:
- the LOC127136853 gene encoding protein At-4/1 isoform X1 yields MAATSDEEMESLLSAFNQIHEDVKNSISEIQSLQSKHSSELKLREYLQITCNNLKKENEELAKLYSESLKNVADQLDFRAKCMNLKEELERSKNEVIAKEDGHRRALKLLEQEYDGKVASLEAQVKESLHEKATYEATISQLNGDIAAHKNHMQVLANRLDQIHFEVESKYSSEIRDLKDCLMAEQEEKNDLNRKMQNLEKELLLFKAKMVDQQQEMTSNWQVETLKQKIMKLRKENEVLKRMFSHTEEGYQLSGNQPGCFRTQNNFGVVRLSNTSVYS; encoded by the exons ATGGCGGCAACGAGTGATGAAGAAATGGAGTCACTGCTCTCAGCTTTCAATCAGATCCACGAG GATGTAAAGAATAGCATCTCCGAAATCCAGTCACTGCAATCCAAACACAGTTCAGAGTTAAAATTGCGGGAATATCTCCAAATCACTTGCAATAACCTCAAAAAAG AAAATGAAGAGTTGGCAAAACTGTATTCAGAATCATTGAAGAATGTGGCTGATCAG CTTGATTTCCGAGCGAAATGCATGAATTTGAAAGAAGAGCTTGAAAGATCGAAGAATGAAGTTATCGCTAAAGAAGAT GGACATAGGAGGGCCTTAAAATTACTTGAGCAAGAATATGATGGAAAAGTTGCTAGTTTAGAAGCCCAAGTTAA GGAATCACTGCATGAGAAAGCAACATATGAAGCAACCATAAGTCAACTCAATGGAGATATAGCAGCTCACAAAAACCATATGCAAGTTCTAGCAAACCGGTTGGACCAAATCCATTTTGAAGTGGAATCAAAAT ATAGTTCTGAAATTCGCGACTTGAAAGATTGTCTTATGGCTGAGCAGGAAGAGAAAAATGACTTAAACAGAAAAATGCAAAATTTGGAAAAAGAAT TGCTGCTTTTTAAAGCAAAGATGGTTGATCAACAACAAGAAATGACATCAAATTGGCAGGTGGAAACACTTAAGCAGAAAATCATGAAACTAAGAAAGGAGAACGAAGTCTTGAAAAGAATGTTCTCTCATACTGAAGAGG GTTACCAGCTTAGTGGAAATCAACCGGGATGCTTTCGTACACAAAATAACTTTGGTGTTGTAAGGCTTTCCAATACCTCTGTGTATTCATAA
- the LOC127136853 gene encoding protein At-4/1 isoform X3, with protein sequence MAATSDEEMESLLSAFNQIHEDVKNSISEIQSLQSKHSSELKLREYLQITCNNLKKENEELAKLYSESLKNVADQLDFRAKCMNLKEELERSKNEVIAKEDGHRRALKLLEQEYDGKVASLEAQVKESLHEKATYEATISQLNGDIAAHKNHMQVLANRLDQIHFEVESKYSSEIRDLKDCLMAEQEEKNDLNRKMQNLEKELLLFKAKMVDQQQEMTSNWQVETLKQKIMKLRKENEVLKRMFSHTEEVTVPTFKDFAEAPAWNL encoded by the exons ATGGCGGCAACGAGTGATGAAGAAATGGAGTCACTGCTCTCAGCTTTCAATCAGATCCACGAG GATGTAAAGAATAGCATCTCCGAAATCCAGTCACTGCAATCCAAACACAGTTCAGAGTTAAAATTGCGGGAATATCTCCAAATCACTTGCAATAACCTCAAAAAAG AAAATGAAGAGTTGGCAAAACTGTATTCAGAATCATTGAAGAATGTGGCTGATCAG CTTGATTTCCGAGCGAAATGCATGAATTTGAAAGAAGAGCTTGAAAGATCGAAGAATGAAGTTATCGCTAAAGAAGAT GGACATAGGAGGGCCTTAAAATTACTTGAGCAAGAATATGATGGAAAAGTTGCTAGTTTAGAAGCCCAAGTTAA GGAATCACTGCATGAGAAAGCAACATATGAAGCAACCATAAGTCAACTCAATGGAGATATAGCAGCTCACAAAAACCATATGCAAGTTCTAGCAAACCGGTTGGACCAAATCCATTTTGAAGTGGAATCAAAAT ATAGTTCTGAAATTCGCGACTTGAAAGATTGTCTTATGGCTGAGCAGGAAGAGAAAAATGACTTAAACAGAAAAATGCAAAATTTGGAAAAAGAAT TGCTGCTTTTTAAAGCAAAGATGGTTGATCAACAACAAGAAATGACATCAAATTGGCAGGTGGAAACACTTAAGCAGAAAATCATGAAACTAAGAAAGGAGAACGAAGTCTTGAAAAGAATGTTCTCTCATACTGAAGAGG TTACGGTACCCACTTTCAAAGACTTTGCCGAGGCTCCTGCCTGGAATTTGTAA
- the LOC127136853 gene encoding protein At-4/1 isoform X2 codes for MAATSDEEMESLLSAFNQIHEDVKNSISEIQSLQSKHSSELKLREYLQITCNNLKKENEELAKLYSESLKNVADQLDFRAKCMNLKEELERSKNEVIAKEDGHRRALKLLEQEYDGKVASLEAQVKESLHEKATYEATISQLNGDIAAHKNHMQVLANRLDQIHFEVESKYSSEIRDLKDCLMAEQEEKNDLNRKMQNLEKELLLFKAKMVDQQQEMTSNWQVETLKQKIMKLRKENEVLKRMFSHTEEGYQLSGNQPGCFRTQNNFGVVRNYHM; via the exons ATGGCGGCAACGAGTGATGAAGAAATGGAGTCACTGCTCTCAGCTTTCAATCAGATCCACGAG GATGTAAAGAATAGCATCTCCGAAATCCAGTCACTGCAATCCAAACACAGTTCAGAGTTAAAATTGCGGGAATATCTCCAAATCACTTGCAATAACCTCAAAAAAG AAAATGAAGAGTTGGCAAAACTGTATTCAGAATCATTGAAGAATGTGGCTGATCAG CTTGATTTCCGAGCGAAATGCATGAATTTGAAAGAAGAGCTTGAAAGATCGAAGAATGAAGTTATCGCTAAAGAAGAT GGACATAGGAGGGCCTTAAAATTACTTGAGCAAGAATATGATGGAAAAGTTGCTAGTTTAGAAGCCCAAGTTAA GGAATCACTGCATGAGAAAGCAACATATGAAGCAACCATAAGTCAACTCAATGGAGATATAGCAGCTCACAAAAACCATATGCAAGTTCTAGCAAACCGGTTGGACCAAATCCATTTTGAAGTGGAATCAAAAT ATAGTTCTGAAATTCGCGACTTGAAAGATTGTCTTATGGCTGAGCAGGAAGAGAAAAATGACTTAAACAGAAAAATGCAAAATTTGGAAAAAGAAT TGCTGCTTTTTAAAGCAAAGATGGTTGATCAACAACAAGAAATGACATCAAATTGGCAGGTGGAAACACTTAAGCAGAAAATCATGAAACTAAGAAAGGAGAACGAAGTCTTGAAAAGAATGTTCTCTCATACTGAAGAGG GTTACCAGCTTAGTGGAAATCAACCGGGATGCTTTCGTACACAAAATAACTTTGGTGTT GTGCGAAATTACCATATGTGA